From the genome of Candidatus Methylopumilus rimovensis, one region includes:
- a CDS encoding trypsin-like peptidase domain-containing protein: protein MNKKALVLLCSTLLSFCLWNEAFAMPEESLLHELNAQVLRVEVKHNNGSNGLGSAVVIAKDQVITNCHVVTDAKNIKVLAHGEALSASAIKPDWYHDLCILTVENLEAPIAKMGESKHLHYDTPILTVGYPNTTSQPINTFGKVKGLFPMDDSFIIRATSTFKLGASGGGMFDEEGHLVGIITLKSRGGEIHYYYMPVEWVQALMHKPAQVLGAHNEKPFWAMASENRPFFMQVVQPYVSHDWDVLMNISNAWVKQEPNTAESWFYLAIAEFETKHYDEAEAHFKKALTFHHHDEETIAYLNKITERTAAMNVKPNQMALLSN, encoded by the coding sequence ATGAATAAAAAGGCCTTGGTTTTATTATGTTCGACATTGCTTAGCTTTTGTTTATGGAATGAAGCGTTTGCCATGCCAGAAGAGAGTCTGTTGCATGAATTAAACGCTCAGGTGTTGCGTGTAGAGGTTAAACATAACAATGGAAGTAATGGCTTGGGTTCAGCTGTCGTGATTGCAAAAGATCAAGTCATTACCAATTGCCATGTGGTTACGGACGCTAAAAATATCAAGGTGTTGGCGCATGGTGAAGCGCTCAGCGCTTCTGCAATAAAACCAGACTGGTATCATGATTTATGTATTCTCACAGTGGAAAACCTAGAGGCGCCGATTGCAAAAATGGGTGAGAGCAAACATTTACATTATGACACCCCGATTTTGACAGTGGGTTATCCTAATACAACATCTCAGCCAATCAATACCTTTGGTAAAGTTAAAGGACTTTTTCCAATGGATGATAGTTTTATTATTCGTGCAACAAGTACTTTCAAATTAGGCGCCAGTGGTGGCGGTATGTTTGACGAAGAAGGACACCTCGTAGGGATCATTACCTTAAAAAGTCGCGGCGGTGAAATCCATTACTACTACATGCCTGTTGAGTGGGTTCAGGCTTTGATGCATAAACCAGCACAAGTTCTGGGGGCACATAACGAAAAGCCATTCTGGGCGATGGCAAGCGAAAACCGTCCCTTCTTCATGCAAGTGGTGCAACCTTATGTGTCACATGATTGGGATGTATTAATGAACATTTCCAATGCATGGGTAAAACAAGAACCCAATACGGCAGAGTCTTGGTTCTATTTAGCAATCGCTGAGTTTGAAACTAAACATTATGATGAAGCTGAAGCGCACTTCAAAAAAGCACTGACGTTTCACCATCATGACGAAGAGACCATTGCATATTTAAATAAGATTACTGAAAGAACTGCTGCTATGAATGTTAAGCCAAATCAAATGGCATTGTTAAGTAATTGA
- a CDS encoding response regulator, translating into MNETDILNTKILIVDDAEANLKLLEDLLTREGFHQIISTTDSTRALDLFIAFQPDLILLDLMMPELDGYAVLEILSRHIPKDEYLPVLVLTADATIVAKRKALALGAKDFLTKPFDTIEAMLRVWNLLETRILYRQLKALNKEIKPITHSPHIHE; encoded by the coding sequence ATGAATGAAACCGATATTTTAAATACTAAAATTTTAATCGTCGATGATGCTGAGGCTAATTTAAAGCTATTAGAAGACTTGCTCACAAGAGAAGGTTTTCATCAGATTATTAGTACCACAGACTCTACACGTGCACTCGATTTATTTATAGCCTTTCAGCCTGACTTGATTCTACTTGATCTCATGATGCCCGAGCTTGATGGCTATGCTGTCTTAGAAATATTATCACGCCATATTCCTAAGGATGAGTACTTACCAGTATTGGTATTAACGGCGGATGCCACCATCGTTGCAAAAAGAAAAGCGCTCGCACTAGGTGCAAAAGATTTTTTAACTAAGCCCTTCGATACCATTGAGGCCATGCTACGTGTGTGGAATCTCCTTGAAACACGCATACTTTACCGTCAACTCAAAGCACTTAATAAAGAAATCAAACCTATCACTCACTCACCTCACATACATGAGTAA
- a CDS encoding hybrid sensor histidine kinase/response regulator translates to MNNQITNAKIKKFPPARWLEKAWQNLPLGFKGVIVIALPLAILLASLTSLFIRELESTKLENQLKRALQNQRDIQTVHTQLLEASTGVRDFLLTGDKHFLGIFFEAEKKLPKIITTLEERLENDEQKERLSKILPLVTKNLADLKALSSHETAIASNQLIAQFKSQVATLDKLREEIEALNTEEALLAEQDQQEIFLQRQQNITVTLIAAIAGIIGSLMAVWIYSRTIVKRVRLLRDNAGHLARAEALDIASSSKDELGQLSDELEQASQLLAKNISDALQARHEAEEASASKSMFLSRTSHELRTPLNAILGFTQLLEQDLPLGKQRDSVSLIRGAGQHLLKLINEVLEIARIESGETSLELTATPINELLEEATHYISPIGKIRDIEIKCNIAPNLWAKANRQKLLQVILNLLSNALKYGPVSSSVALNAYRKQDHIVIEVQDSGPGIPAQLRERLFTPFERLGAENTKIEGTGLGLALSKQIMLAMNGKIDVAKDKSLFWIEIPATSASHTSSELNHDTHDKQSFKLLKNSSILYVEDNVSNRALVEAIIHRQQDLRIHSVATIKDAKRFLKEMVPSLLLIDLHLPDGSGEDLVNHVKSKSEFQNIPMMILSADALPETMERLKSNGVVDYMTKPLDVAVFSKKVRELIGSEGKK, encoded by the coding sequence ATGAACAATCAAATTACAAACGCTAAAATAAAAAAATTTCCGCCAGCACGCTGGCTTGAAAAAGCATGGCAGAATTTGCCGTTAGGTTTCAAGGGTGTCATTGTGATTGCGCTACCCTTAGCGATATTACTGGCTTCCTTAACTTCACTCTTCATACGCGAGCTAGAATCTACCAAGCTCGAAAATCAACTTAAACGTGCACTTCAAAATCAGCGTGATATTCAAACCGTTCATACCCAACTCCTAGAAGCCTCAACTGGTGTGAGAGATTTCTTACTGACCGGTGACAAACACTTTCTAGGTATCTTTTTTGAGGCAGAAAAAAAACTACCGAAAATCATCACCACCTTGGAAGAGCGACTAGAAAACGACGAGCAAAAAGAGCGACTATCTAAAATCTTGCCACTCGTCACTAAAAATTTAGCAGACTTAAAGGCGCTCTCTAGTCATGAAACTGCGATTGCCTCGAATCAATTAATTGCACAATTTAAATCTCAAGTAGCCACGCTGGATAAACTGAGAGAAGAAATCGAGGCGCTCAACACTGAAGAAGCACTCCTAGCTGAGCAAGATCAACAAGAAATATTTTTGCAGCGCCAACAAAATATTACCGTGACACTGATCGCTGCGATTGCCGGTATCATTGGTTCACTTATGGCTGTATGGATATACTCTCGCACTATTGTTAAACGTGTGCGTCTCCTTCGAGATAATGCAGGTCACTTAGCACGCGCAGAAGCGCTGGATATAGCCTCGAGTAGCAAAGACGAACTAGGACAGCTATCAGATGAGTTAGAGCAAGCTTCACAATTACTCGCAAAAAATATTAGTGACGCTCTGCAAGCAAGGCATGAAGCGGAAGAAGCGAGCGCTTCAAAAAGTATGTTTTTATCTAGAACGAGTCACGAACTCAGAACCCCACTCAATGCTATTCTAGGATTTACGCAGCTATTAGAGCAGGACTTACCACTTGGCAAACAACGTGACAGTGTCTCGCTGATTAGAGGTGCTGGACAACACTTACTCAAACTGATTAATGAGGTACTGGAAATTGCGCGCATTGAATCAGGCGAAACCTCTCTAGAATTAACAGCGACTCCAATTAATGAACTATTAGAAGAAGCAACACACTATATCTCGCCTATAGGAAAAATTCGCGACATAGAAATTAAATGTAATATTGCTCCGAATCTTTGGGCAAAAGCGAACCGACAAAAACTTTTACAAGTGATATTGAATTTACTTTCCAACGCACTGAAATATGGCCCAGTGAGTTCCTCTGTAGCATTGAATGCCTACCGCAAACAAGACCACATTGTGATCGAGGTTCAGGATAGTGGGCCTGGTATTCCTGCTCAATTAAGAGAAAGATTATTTACGCCTTTTGAGAGACTGGGTGCCGAGAATACCAAAATTGAAGGGACGGGCTTGGGTTTAGCGCTCTCGAAACAGATTATGCTAGCCATGAATGGCAAGATTGATGTAGCCAAAGATAAAAGTCTTTTCTGGATAGAAATTCCGGCAACGAGTGCAAGCCATACATCCAGCGAATTAAACCATGATACCCATGACAAACAATCTTTTAAGTTACTTAAGAATAGCTCAATTCTTTATGTTGAAGACAATGTGAGTAACCGTGCATTGGTGGAGGCCATTATTCATCGCCAGCAAGATTTACGCATTCACAGTGTAGCGACCATTAAGGATGCTAAACGCTTTTTAAAAGAAATGGTGCCATCATTACTTTTGATAGACCTTCACTTGCCCGATGGCTCTGGTGAAGATCTGGTGAATCATGTGAAATCAAAATCAGAATTCCAAAATATACCCATGATGATTTTAAGTGCAGATGCATTACCCGAAACTATGGAGCGCTTGAAATCAAATGGTGTTGTCGATTACATGACCAAGCCGTTAGATGTTGCAGTGTTCAGTAAAAAAGTGAGAGAACTCATAGGATCTGAAGGAAAAAAATAA
- a CDS encoding response regulator transcription factor, with amino-acid sequence MANEIKNNPKQLSSARAFRQSLRETESNESHLRLYLEFGQQLFMQGWNVNTASSLLHSLCNLVSAQQAVLAIENMGKLVIYTQIGQTLPVGARIPMMGILAQMLKNPVQFTLYENKNTQLWTHLDPLHHECLVPIAIGQHAKGVIGLSGKKLTLSHVEKDSLNAVAGIIALAISQHQGIARSESDQSILETLTPREREIFALLPAGLSNKELGHKLGIASGTVKIHVERILNKLGVKDRTQAAVKAVELGYKS; translated from the coding sequence ATGGCAAATGAAATCAAAAATAACCCCAAGCAGCTTTCAAGTGCACGCGCATTCAGGCAGAGCCTCAGAGAGACGGAGTCAAATGAGTCACACTTACGTCTTTACTTAGAGTTTGGTCAACAACTATTCATGCAGGGGTGGAATGTAAATACCGCATCGAGCCTACTGCACTCCTTATGTAACCTTGTGTCAGCGCAACAAGCTGTGCTTGCCATAGAAAATATGGGCAAACTCGTTATCTATACTCAAATTGGTCAAACGCTCCCTGTGGGAGCCAGAATTCCCATGATGGGTATACTAGCGCAAATGCTAAAAAATCCAGTGCAGTTTACACTCTATGAAAACAAAAATACGCAGTTATGGACACACTTAGATCCCCTTCATCATGAGTGTTTAGTTCCTATTGCAATCGGACAGCATGCTAAAGGTGTCATTGGATTATCAGGGAAAAAACTTACACTCAGTCATGTAGAGAAAGATTCTTTAAACGCTGTAGCTGGCATCATTGCACTTGCAATCTCTCAACATCAAGGAATAGCTCGAAGTGAATCAGATCAATCCATTCTGGAAACGCTTACCCCAAGAGAGCGAGAAATTTTTGCACTGCTACCAGCGGGATTGAGTAATAAAGAATTAGGTCATAAACTAGGCATTGCGTCTGGGACTGTAAAAATACATGTGGAGCGTATACTCAATAAGCTTGGTGTCAAAGACAGAACACAGGCCGCTGTAAAAGCTGTTGAGCTAGGTTATAAATCTTAA
- a CDS encoding diacylglycerol kinase, which produces MKNPYKGKTGLRRLINAFGYSISGTLAAFKHEDAFRQEVILSLILIPLAIYFGESAIEQGLMISSILLIIIVELINSSIEATVDRISIKRHKLAKRAKDIGSAAVFFTLINAAVTWFLILVK; this is translated from the coding sequence ATGAAAAATCCATACAAAGGTAAGACTGGTCTTCGAAGGCTCATTAACGCTTTTGGCTATTCAATTTCTGGAACATTAGCAGCATTTAAGCATGAGGACGCATTTAGGCAAGAAGTTATTTTAAGTTTGATTCTTATTCCGCTTGCAATCTATTTTGGTGAGAGTGCTATCGAACAAGGGCTGATGATTAGCAGCATCCTACTCATTATTATTGTCGAACTTATTAATTCATCTATTGAGGCAACGGTTGATCGTATTTCAATAAAGCGTCATAAACTTGCAAAGCGCGCTAAAGATATTGGAAGTGCGGCTGTCTTTTTTACTCTCATCAATGCCGCTGTGACTTGGTTTTTAATACTCGTTAAATAA
- a CDS encoding GNAT family N-acetyltransferase: MSELILDPSLMCELDTQDQKFLRTNQKNTIQISWAQDENEIREAQQLRYKVFAEEMGAHLISNYEKIDKDILDQYCDHLLIRDTETLKVIGTYRVLPPQKAKEAGFYYSDLEFHLDRLMHLSDKMVEVGRSCVHKDFRTGGVIMALWSGLADYMKKNNYEVMIGCASVPMGDGGHYAASLAKKINALHLSPLEYRVTPKLPLPIHELDQDLNVEPPALLKGYLRLGAKVCGDPAWDPDFNTADFLTMFFLKDIPPRYAKHFLV, encoded by the coding sequence ATGAGTGAATTAATATTAGACCCATCCTTAATGTGCGAGCTAGACACGCAAGATCAAAAATTTTTACGCACAAATCAAAAAAATACTATCCAAATTTCATGGGCACAGGATGAAAATGAGATAAGAGAGGCCCAGCAATTAAGATATAAAGTTTTTGCTGAAGAGATGGGCGCCCACTTAATATCTAATTACGAAAAAATAGATAAAGATATTCTTGATCAATACTGTGACCATCTTTTAATCCGAGATACCGAAACACTTAAAGTCATCGGCACCTATCGAGTCCTTCCCCCGCAGAAGGCTAAAGAGGCTGGGTTTTATTATTCAGACCTTGAGTTTCATCTTGATCGACTCATGCATTTATCGGATAAGATGGTGGAAGTGGGTCGCTCTTGTGTGCATAAAGATTTTAGAACAGGCGGAGTCATCATGGCCCTATGGAGCGGTCTTGCAGACTACATGAAAAAAAATAATTACGAAGTGATGATTGGCTGTGCCAGTGTGCCGATGGGAGATGGAGGACATTATGCAGCAAGTCTCGCTAAAAAAATTAATGCTTTACACTTATCACCCTTAGAGTATCGTGTCACACCAAAACTACCCTTGCCTATTCATGAATTAGATCAGGATCTTAACGTTGAACCTCCAGCACTCCTAAAAGGTTATTTGCGGTTGGGTGCAAAAGTATGTGGTGATCCTGCATGGGATCCAGACTTTAATACTGCAGACTTTTTAACCATGTTCTTCTTAAAAGATATCCCTCCGCGTTACGCTAAACATTTCCTGGTGTAA
- a CDS encoding UDP-2,3-diacylglucosamine diphosphatase → MKRYRAIWISDVHLGTAECKAEYLLDFLKNNTAETIYLVGDIIDGWALKKRWYWPQKHNDVIQKLLRKARNGSKVIYIPGNHDELGRQFINMTFGDIEIKNDLIHTTLHGKRLWVTHGDLFDNIISCAKWLSFVGDTLYYIILRINNFSNTLRHKYGFHYWSLSLSIKNSIKNVVKYVENFEKLMAAEAKRKKCDGVICGHIHKAAIKKIKGIDYYNDGDWVESLTALVETKKGKLKLVDWHQHSLS, encoded by the coding sequence ATGAAAAGATATCGGGCAATTTGGATTTCTGATGTTCACCTAGGTACTGCCGAATGTAAGGCCGAATACCTTCTCGACTTTCTTAAAAATAATACTGCTGAAACGATTTACTTGGTGGGCGATATCATTGATGGATGGGCGCTCAAAAAACGCTGGTACTGGCCACAAAAACATAATGACGTGATTCAAAAGCTATTACGTAAAGCAAGAAACGGTTCTAAGGTCATCTATATACCAGGCAATCATGATGAGTTGGGTCGCCAATTTATTAATATGACTTTCGGTGATATTGAAATCAAAAATGACCTTATCCATACAACATTGCATGGTAAAAGATTGTGGGTGACCCATGGCGATCTTTTTGACAACATCATCTCATGCGCTAAATGGCTTTCATTTGTGGGCGATACCCTCTATTACATCATCTTGAGAATTAATAATTTCTCTAATACCTTGAGACACAAATACGGATTTCATTACTGGTCGCTCTCTTTATCCATCAAGAACTCAATTAAGAATGTCGTGAAGTATGTTGAGAATTTTGAAAAACTCATGGCAGCTGAAGCCAAAAGAAAAAAATGCGATGGCGTGATATGCGGACATATCCATAAAGCAGCCATTAAAAAAATTAAAGGTATTGATTATTACAACGATGGCGATTGGGTAGAGAGTCTGACAGCGCTTGTAGAAACTAAGAAAGGAAAGTTAAAACTTGTCGACTGGCATCAGCACTCATTGTCATAA
- a CDS encoding lysophospholipid acyltransferase family protein: MKTLKVLLHILLVIPLCLLILISPKSQQEKIIQFWCKKLLSIFEIKVVLKGEEVFLFNQKKYLLVSNHISWLDIIVIQSIKPSIFVAKSDVASWPLFGWVAHMTGTIFIKRDKVSDIKKALKKIKRRLIKRSVCIFPEGTSTNGRYVLPFKSNLFQSSIDSNRAILPICLLYKDDSAYTDKVAFVGDMSLVDSIMKIKKEKRIKAVVDVLQPIKPRGNRKELASYTYEMIQKNLSQNLS, from the coding sequence ATGAAAACCTTAAAGGTACTTTTACACATATTATTGGTCATACCTCTATGTCTATTAATCCTTATCTCACCAAAGTCGCAACAAGAGAAAATTATTCAATTTTGGTGTAAAAAACTTTTGTCTATTTTTGAGATTAAGGTTGTTCTAAAAGGTGAAGAAGTATTTCTCTTTAATCAAAAAAAATATCTACTCGTGTCTAACCATATTTCATGGCTTGATATCATCGTCATTCAATCCATTAAGCCATCTATTTTTGTAGCGAAGTCCGATGTAGCTTCGTGGCCTCTTTTTGGCTGGGTAGCTCATATGACAGGGACAATATTTATTAAGCGCGATAAGGTGTCGGATATAAAAAAAGCTTTAAAGAAGATAAAGCGACGTTTAATCAAACGATCTGTGTGTATATTTCCAGAAGGTACTTCTACCAATGGTCGATATGTCTTACCCTTTAAGAGTAATTTATTTCAATCTTCGATTGATTCTAATAGAGCGATTCTCCCTATATGCTTGCTGTATAAAGATGACAGCGCTTACACAGACAAGGTTGCATTTGTGGGTGATATGTCGCTTGTCGATTCAATCATGAAGATTAAAAAAGAGAAACGTATTAAAGCTGTCGTCGATGTCTTGCAGCCTATCAAACCTCGAGGCAATAGAAAGGAACTTGCAAGCTATACCTATGAAATGATTCAAAAAAACTTATCTCAAAATTTGTCATAA
- a CDS encoding phosphatase PAP2 family protein — protein MNQLHHVDSHLCITFNKTSHNILIRNFFKGISRLGDGVFWYSFMALMLCLDQARALLPVCHMVAAGLIGTLIYKWLKVRTLRPRPFNVYQQISLRSIPLDQFSFPSGHTLHAVIFSMVAIHYYPMLATALIPFTILIGLSRPILGLHYPSDVLVGGLIGMLISIISFYII, from the coding sequence ATGAACCAGCTTCATCATGTCGATAGTCATTTATGCATTACATTTAATAAAACCAGCCATAACATTCTCATCCGAAATTTCTTTAAGGGCATTAGTCGTCTAGGTGATGGTGTATTTTGGTATAGCTTCATGGCACTTATGTTATGTTTAGATCAGGCTCGCGCATTATTGCCTGTATGTCATATGGTAGCTGCTGGATTGATTGGCACATTAATTTATAAGTGGCTCAAGGTCAGAACACTTCGTCCACGCCCATTCAATGTATACCAGCAAATTTCATTAAGAAGCATACCCCTAGATCAATTTAGCTTTCCATCCGGACACACATTACATGCGGTCATATTCTCAATGGTAGCTATCCATTATTATCCTATGTTAGCGACTGCATTAATCCCATTCACGATTTTAATTGGATTATCTAGACCTATTTTAGGACTTCATTATCCAAGTGATGTTTTAGTGGGTGGTTTAATAGGCATGCTTATTTCAATCATTTCTTTTTATATTATCTAA
- a CDS encoding glycosyltransferase, producing MNILFISDVFFPRVNGVSTSINTFANELKALGHQVTLIAPSYGDDDKHADWIIRVPSHKIYFDPEDRLMNFGKLKALLPWVEEGHFDVIHIHTPFTAHYVGIDFGKKLDIPVVETYHTFFEDYLHHYLPFIPQFISRKLARTISRRQCNAVDGIISPSKPMLDVLKAYGIKTSAEVVATGLDESSFAKVDGESFRISHDIPLAQPMLLFVGRVAHEKNIEFLLEMHGELIQKYPDALLVITGEGPAEESIKASIARLGLVNKVKMIGYLDRSHELIACYKAADVFVFASKSETQGLVLLEAMAQGTPVVALAELGTKSILIEGEGTLIAKDDIYDFADKVSMLLSDPSKRRSIGKKGRQYAGEKWGANVLAKKVAKFYKSVIAQKISLTRYTNTRIGNAKGTA from the coding sequence ATGAATATACTTTTTATATCTGATGTTTTTTTTCCTCGTGTGAACGGGGTCTCTACATCCATTAATACTTTTGCAAATGAGCTTAAAGCACTTGGCCACCAAGTAACTTTAATCGCACCTTCTTATGGAGATGACGATAAACATGCAGACTGGATTATAAGAGTGCCTTCTCATAAGATTTATTTCGATCCTGAAGATCGCTTAATGAATTTTGGTAAATTGAAAGCATTATTACCATGGGTTGAAGAAGGACATTTTGATGTAATACATATTCATACACCATTTACAGCTCATTACGTGGGTATTGATTTTGGAAAAAAATTAGATATCCCAGTGGTTGAAACTTACCACACATTCTTTGAGGATTATTTACATCATTATTTACCCTTTATCCCACAATTTATTTCTAGAAAGCTTGCAAGAACAATATCGAGAAGACAATGTAATGCAGTTGATGGCATTATTTCGCCATCAAAACCCATGTTGGATGTATTAAAAGCATATGGTATTAAGACATCTGCAGAAGTGGTGGCTACAGGTTTAGATGAGTCAAGTTTTGCTAAGGTCGATGGAGAGTCTTTCCGGATCAGTCATGACATTCCATTAGCACAACCGATGCTTTTATTTGTAGGTCGCGTAGCCCATGAAAAAAATATTGAGTTCTTACTTGAAATGCATGGGGAATTAATTCAAAAGTATCCTGATGCATTATTGGTGATTACAGGTGAGGGTCCAGCAGAAGAATCTATTAAGGCATCTATCGCGAGATTAGGTCTCGTGAATAAAGTAAAGATGATTGGATATTTAGACCGCAGCCATGAGCTTATTGCCTGTTACAAGGCGGCTGATGTATTTGTCTTTGCATCTAAGAGTGAGACTCAAGGTTTGGTGCTTTTAGAGGCTATGGCTCAAGGAACACCTGTCGTTGCATTAGCAGAGCTTGGAACTAAATCAATACTTATCGAAGGCGAGGGAACGTTAATCGCAAAAGACGATATCTATGATTTTGCAGATAAAGTGAGCATGCTTTTATCTGACCCCTCAAAACGTAGAAGTATTGGAAAAAAGGGTAGGCAATACGCAGGAGAAAAATGGGGCGCTAATGTCTTAGCTAAAAAAGTGGCTAAATTCTATAAGAGTGTCATCGCACAAAAAATATCACTCACAAGATATACCAATACTAGAATTGGCAATGCAAAAGGTACAGCCTAG
- a CDS encoding Ppx/GppA phosphatase family protein: MMIPSRKTVQSPENLNGLYASIDLGSNSFRMMIAKVNYLATGIQFQTIDTLRDTVRLAGGLNQDNELSEESTTKALAAILRFGDRLRSFSPNQVVAVATNTFRVARNAKKFIDEAEKLLGFPIDVISGNEEARLIYIGASYIAPMCVGKRLVFDIGGGSTEIIIGDGHEPKLLESLPIGCVSFSQRFFSEGIIDEENFKAAQNAALKEIKAIAPFYRKMGWEQAIGSSGTARAIAELIALNGLSGEPHNLPVEETGGIITRHGLELLKKNLLETKHIERLSLLGLKADRKPVLPGGLAIMIAAFEELGIEHMEITEAALLFGSLHHLHNQSKHGANTKKKGILKTLFNAIGKQENIDTRYDLIEQLGKRFNVDEAQFKRVSQMADFFLDQLPTFKKEDRKNNRKLLTWASFLNEIGLAVSRADYQKHSAYIISNADLPGFSRLDQARLAGLVLGHNGKLNKLPISPGYIDWHLLFCLRLAHVVSRKRENSALPLIKVEQNPKGFKLKISKAWLEKNPFIQFGLNKEASDWKKIEWKYEIELF; encoded by the coding sequence ATGATGATACCCTCTCGCAAAACAGTCCAATCTCCCGAAAATCTCAATGGTTTATACGCCTCGATAGACCTGGGCTCTAACAGCTTTAGAATGATGATTGCAAAAGTCAATTATCTAGCTACCGGTATTCAATTTCAAACCATCGACACCTTAAGGGATACCGTCAGACTTGCTGGAGGACTTAATCAAGATAATGAATTAAGTGAAGAGTCAACAACGAAAGCGCTTGCAGCTATTTTAAGATTTGGCGACCGATTAAGAAGCTTTAGCCCAAATCAAGTCGTTGCCGTGGCTACGAATACCTTTCGTGTCGCTCGAAATGCTAAAAAATTTATTGATGAAGCAGAAAAGCTTTTAGGCTTTCCGATTGATGTCATCTCAGGCAATGAAGAAGCTAGGCTTATCTACATTGGAGCCTCATATATCGCGCCCATGTGTGTCGGCAAAAGGCTTGTATTTGATATTGGCGGCGGCTCAACTGAAATCATAATCGGTGATGGCCATGAGCCGAAGCTTTTGGAGTCCCTTCCTATAGGGTGCGTTTCTTTTAGCCAAAGATTTTTTTCTGAAGGTATCATCGATGAAGAGAATTTCAAAGCTGCTCAGAATGCTGCTTTAAAAGAAATTAAAGCGATCGCACCTTTCTATCGGAAAATGGGTTGGGAACAAGCGATAGGCTCCTCGGGAACAGCCAGAGCTATTGCAGAACTTATTGCACTCAATGGATTAAGTGGTGAACCGCACAATCTTCCTGTTGAAGAAACAGGCGGGATTATCACACGTCATGGCTTAGAGTTACTTAAAAAAAACTTACTTGAAACAAAACATATCGAACGATTAAGCTTATTAGGTTTAAAAGCGGATCGAAAGCCTGTATTACCCGGAGGCCTTGCTATCATGATCGCAGCCTTTGAAGAGTTAGGCATTGAGCATATGGAAATTACGGAAGCTGCCCTTCTTTTTGGCTCTCTCCATCATCTCCATAATCAATCCAAGCATGGTGCCAATACGAAGAAAAAGGGTATTCTTAAAACACTCTTTAATGCGATTGGTAAGCAAGAAAATATCGATACGAGATATGATCTTATCGAGCAATTAGGCAAACGTTTTAATGTAGACGAAGCACAATTTAAACGGGTGAGTCAAATGGCTGATTTTTTTCTAGATCAATTACCTACCTTTAAAAAAGAAGATAGAAAAAATAATCGCAAGCTTCTAACTTGGGCATCATTCCTAAATGAAATTGGTTTAGCTGTATCACGCGCTGATTACCAAAAACATTCTGCTTACATTATTTCTAATGCTGATTTGCCAGGATTTTCAAGACTTGATCAGGCAAGACTTGCAGGGCTTGTATTAGGGCATAACGGTAAACTCAATAAACTTCCTATCAGCCCTGGGTATATTGATTGGCACTTGTTATTCTGCTTAAGGCTCGCACATGTCGTCTCTAGAAAAAGAGAAAATTCAGCGCTGCCTCTTATCAAAGTCGAACAAAACCCTAAAGGATTTAAATTAAAGATTTCTAAGGCTTGGTTAGAAAAAAATCCATTCATTCAATTCGGACTCAACAAGGAAGCATCCGACTGGAAAAAAATTGAATGGAAGTATGAGATAGAGCTCTTCTAG